CCTCAGCAACCAACCTTAGCATATACATTATAGGCCACAAGAGTTGCATTtcacaggcaggggtgaacctgcccctttcgccacccgaagcgaactacagaaagcccccccccccggaggagggggcgtaacggaggggtggggcttagtgtaggggcggggcttagcgccgttcgcaggcagagagcaggaacggagacaacctgctctctgcctgagcgtgaggggaggctgtcagagcagcgctgctccagtggcctccccaatccaccgctcggtgctaagccagtccaggacagcttgtcctggactggcttagggaagaaaaaatgctgccctcccaggggccctggcatagcgccgcctgaagcgctcgcttcaggtcgcctcatgggaggtgtggcgctgttcacAGGGTTACCACTACATGGTCATTATGGACGTCCATCAACCATCCAGTATTCATTATTATGTAGCGAACAGCTATTAAAGTTACAGAAACAAATACACATTAAAATACCCAGGATTTGACATTTTTCAATATATTTAAAAATTTGGCATGAGCTGAACATGTTCTTGCTAAATGTATTAGATGAGAATGACAGGTTTTACTCCTCTCTATAACTCAGCACTTATATACTGAGCAGAACGACCACAGTATATAGGCAGCTGGTTTCTGCTGACACTGTATATGCATATATGATGTGATGTAATAATAATTGACAAGTATATCATAATATTATAAATCTAATAAAATCATGGCAAGAGCACTGTGATGAATATGGTTTCCTGTCAGTGTACATACACATGCAAAAGATTTTAGCAAAAAATTCTCCAACTCTCCTATTCATCCAAACAGGGTTTGCAGAAATCTATGTGCTTGCTCCATATAGAAACTTCCAATTTGGAAAGGTGAAttgtatgcacttgaaaaagagcaaTACCAGCTCGAAATGCGTTGTGCAACAAAGTTTAGTTTGTTGAAATTTCTGGGTGAGCGCGGTTCTTCAGTCTTCTCCCCCCGAGGAGGACGGTCCATCTTCTAGTCTgctccatttaaagaggacctttcacctactGGGGCaattgcggttttatataccgttagaaagccgacagctttcatgttctgtgcccctagtgaagagctatcggtgccggtactgtagctcttctccgtcagaagggcatttctgacagtcagtcaggaacgcccttcctcacagtagcatctatagcgctgtagagtgagagcggtgaggaacgcctccccagtactcgtctatacgctttctactggtatataaaactgcatgtgccccaagtggtgaaaggtcctctttaacaaccaAATGTAAAGTCTGCATttcagaaaacattgaaaaatgttCTTCACATGGTTGTGTTTAAAACCATGTATGTCTATGAGTCTGCTCACACTTCCTTTTTTATGTcctatttttcacagccattttgacATGAATAAACCTATGaacattcatgggttttaaaACAACCTTGTTGTGTCTGTTGGAAAAATGGTTGTCACCGTTATTCACCGTCATGTGAATAAGCTATTTCAACTGACTTTGACACACAGACACAGCCATTTTTCATGAATGTTAGGTCCGTGAAAATGGCACTGTTGTGTGAGCAAGGCCTAATAGGAAATTGTTAGGCATTTTTGGGGCActtaaccacccacaggtccttttgGATCAGTGggtaagaccccatgcacacattgTGGTAGAATTTCATTATGAACCCCAATGAACTTTTAGTTCTCAAGGACACTTTGGGTAAAGGAAAAACTCCGGCTAAATAAAGAAAACAGGACGTGTCTGAAGACTTCTTCCCAACTTTATATCAATGGTTCACTTTATAGTATCAGGGCTTACAATTCACACTAGCTTTCATCCAATGACAATGGTGCCATTTTTTACATCAGTTACAACCACACATGACAGTGAGAAATGGACATGTAATTGATATTATTAAACATCCGTTACATGCCCACTTCTAGAACAATAGCTGACATGAATAACATCAGCTAAAAAAGGAGGAGTggattagtttaaaaaaaataaaattagatgCAAAAACTGACAAAGATGAAAGCAACAGAGTGTTTTAAATACTCTATACACTATACTAAATCTGTtgctgaaataaaaagaaaaacctttatatttaccacatacactcaccggccactttattaggtacaccatgctagtaacgggttggacccccttttgccttcagaactgcctcaattcttcgtggcatagattcaacaaggtgctggaagcattcctcagagattttggtccatattgacatgatggcatcacacagttgccgcagctttgtcggctgcacatccatgatgcgaatctcccgttccaccacatcccaaagatgctctattggattgagatctggtgactgtggaggccattggagtacagtgaactcattgtcatgttcaagaaaccagtctgagatgattccagctttatgacatggcgcattatcctgctgaaagtagccatcagatgttgggtacattgtggtcataaagggatggacatggtcagcaacaatactcaggtaggctttggcgttgcaacgatgctcaattggtaccaaggggcccaaagagtgccaagaaaatattccccacaccatgacaccaccaccaccagcctgaaccgttgatacaaggcaggatggatccatgctttcatgttgttgacgccaaattctgaccctaccatccgagtgtcgcagcagaaatcgagactcatcagaccaggcaacgtttttccaatcttcaattgtccaatttcgatgagcttgtgcaaattgtagcctcagtttcctgttcttagctgaaaggagtggcacccggtgtggtcttctgctgctgtagcccatctgcctcaaagttcgacgtactgtgcgttcagagatgctcttctggctaccttggttgtaacgggtggctatttgagtcactgttgcctttctatcagctcgaaccagtctggccattctcctctgccctctggcatcaacaacgcatttctgcccacagaactgccgctcactggatgttttttctttttcggaccattctctgtaaaccctagagatggttgtgcgtgaaaatcccagtagatcagcagtttctgaaatactcagaccagcccttctggcaccaacaaccatgccacgttcaaaggcactcaaatcacctttcttccccatactgatgctcagtttgaactgcaggagattgtcttgaccatgtctacatgcctaaatgcactgagttgccgccatgtgattggctgattagaaattaagtgttaacgagcagttggacaggtgtacctaataaagtggccggtgagtgtatttctgGTAGTACTGATGACTGTACAGATCTTCACTGAAGCTGGAGTAGTACACCTCAGTCTCACCAGACTTCAGGCACATGCACAAGCAAGGCTGAGGTATACTTCCCTTGTTTCACTGGAGATCTGCACAGGCGCCAGGAGCACCAGAAATTAGGAAACTCATTGAACTCCTCTCTAGGTAAGTACAATTAGTATAATTAATTTTTTTCGTCCATGAACAGTTAGGATAGGACTATTTGAGACACTAATAATGGCAATAGACAGCGAGATCTCTTACGGCCGAGTGCCAGTCAATAGGAAATGCTTTGATACACGATGGAAACTGAATAGTGGGGGAATGATCTCTGCTGCATGGATTATTGGCAGCACTGCCCTGCTTACATGGGGTGATGTGCCGCCAATAATCTACTTAAAAGATGCGATCAGCAGTCCTATAAACACTCAATGGCCAGCTTAACGACAGCGCTATTATCGGCAAAAGGTGTTCCTAGGAGTACTTGCTGTCAATAATCGCCCTGAATATTGGCCCATCTAATAGGGTGTAAAATAGCTTGTTGAATAGGTttgttaaaccagcaacacagatagaacaggctcacctgaatgtaactcCTTTTTCCCCATGGAAATTGTTGTCTCCATTGCTAGgatatttatttcacaatacaGTATgccaatgagcagtctggagcaatgagggcaattCCAATTCTCCAAACTGCTCGGCCCCATACTGCTCTAATATGCCTGAGAAATTCGAGCACACAAGGCTAGGCAATATTTCAACATAGTTCCCTTGTCCTGTCAAAGAagagagaggagaaggagggtATAGTATAGCGGTGTGCTGCATAGCAGTTATGTATAATGGAGCTGCCCTTGGTGCTCTTCTGaatattctgaaataaatgacAATCTCAGCAACAGAAGTGAGAATTTTGATGGGAAAGAGATGTTACATTTAGGTGAGCCTAACCTATATGTGTTGCTTGTTTAATATGTcttaccctggtgacagactccctttaagccactagtccataaggacctgtcagttgtttagtgtcccaaatagacaTGATAGGTTCCCTATATCTCCCTTTAGTTTTTCCTACATTGTATAGTCTAATCTGTCCAAAACTAGCATTACATGTCACATTTGTATCCATTCAGTTTTATCTATTCTGTTCATCTCACCCATTCTCTGACTGTTTTAGTTGTGCTCTCTTTGTCATATACCACATATTCCCTTCTTGTTAGGTTAGAATCACTACCAATATCTAAACGATTTGCATTCATTTTCTCATACTTAGCAGGGGGTGCCCAGTTGTAGTGCTGAATCATTGGCACTGTAGGGGGGGTTTAGTGGTTCTGACTTTGCACTGTTTTCATCCGCATTATGGGCATCCCCCGGTTTAGCCTCATCATCACAGCAACAACAGCAGCAATCCAGGAAAGCCTGTCCTAATGGTTTAGAGACACATAATAGGAGGACGGGTGTGACTGCAGACTTCAAGAACAAGAAAAACTGTGTGATAAGTGTTAAGAGATTCTCAGGGAGATCCAAACTGGTATAAGCCACCAAGATATTTGTGATATTTTCAGGGAGGATGCACACTCCATATACAATAGCTAGACCAGCCACGATCCAGCTCAGCTGACGTTGACACTGGCTATTTTTCATGTTCTTTGTATTTCCAACAATTCGCAGAGTCACCAgaagtgatgtcatagtaaaaAGGAGGGGTAGGCAGAAGTAGCAGCCAAGGAACCACCACATCCGAGCATGCTTGTATGTCAGGACTAAGGAGTGCAGAGCTGGAAGCTGGTCAGGAGAGGGATGCATCACACAAGAATCACTGATCAACCCCGACACTGGAGAGCGCTCCTGGTTCAGCTGCCACAAAAGGATTTCAGGGAGAGCAAGAGTCAAGGATCCAATCCAGATAACCGATACCTTTCCCAGGATAGATTGGCACTGCTCTACTGGTCTTGGAGGTAACTGGGATGAAGTTATGGACTGGAAGCGATCGATACCCAGTGCACACAAGGAGAATGTTGTAACACCAAGGGAAGAAACCTATGCCAAAAGAGAAACACATAATAGATATTTAGATTGTTTTCATAAATGGCAGAATGACAGCCATAACCAGACCACTCCACACGTATAGACGGATGTGGTAAATGCATCCAACAAAGCTTACAGCAGGATATCTGTGATGATGCCTGTGGGCAGTTCAAAAAGTGGTGGAGAAGCCCAACAGTAGAGTTCTAATGTGTAGTTAAGATAAAATAGGATCCACAATTGTGCACACATGGGGTATATTATTTAGTGCAGTAGGTAACTGTGATAGAACTGTGCAGTTGTGTATTATAAGAAAAATGTGTCATTGATCCGCTACTTTACTTCTTACCAACCTTTCTTCTGATTCACTTGGTCTCTGACTTACAGCACATTAACTGAATTTATCTAGCAGATTTTATACATTGGTGTAATGTCATTATTAGGAGTATGTTAAAAGTAATGATAAAACACATAGTTGTGATAATAATGCATGTATAAAATCCAAAGGTCGTAGATTTGGATAATTGATTTGTAGAGACTTTAcaagaaataacatttatttcttcAAGATATCCTACTATCTTCCCACATTATAGCTTTGCAGCTATTCTACTCTGTCCCCCAGCACTGTCTATGTACATTGTTCTCTGCTGTCATAATATCCgttcactatatactatatagagggATGTGGATACAGTTATGGGAAATACTCAGGGACTTAGCTAAAGGGTTATGAGGGTAGCAACTGGCATTTAGGTCCTGGTGCCTGAGAAGGCCCAAAGGCCTTCTTTAATGTTAAAAGACAACCGTATAATAAAGGGTACAGGGTTAGTAGGTAGCCCTATTACAGTCTCCCGAAAGGAGACTCTCCACTAGGTCCCTGCCAAACTGACAGCCAGGTAAGTATAAAGTATTTATTGTAAGCTTCAGTATGCTGTGAAATATGAACTTGAAattaaatacccctttaagtctctgtatGTGATTTCCTATTACAATTGCAAATGTGCCTCCAAATCGAGGCTCCCCTTTAAGGGCATTATCCTATGaagaacttttattattattattattattattgttattattattattatgagcccCACCAATCAGTATATTACACTAGATACCCGTGAATGCTTCAATATACTGATAGCAAATGGATTAAACTTTATTTCCATAcaactgggaaacccctttagtcTCTGCTCAGGACCCACTTATCTAAAAAGATGTCATGGATGATTTGGCCAATTGCTAATAGAAAACAATGTAACTATAAAATCCAGTGATTATAGGAAGGAAAATTGGAAAGTTACGCCTATCAGAATTATTTTGATTCAGTTTGCTCTCTGCATGTACattaatgtagaaaaaaaaatctcacctcCATAAATGGTACAATGCGACAGGACAGATCCCCCAGAAGTCTTCGATGGGTGATCTCTTGGAAGACAACTACAGGCAAACAGAAGAAGAGAAGCAGAAAGTCCCACAGTGCGACGCCAGCCAGAATGGAATCCCAGGCACTCTTCATAGACATACTATGCCACACAATGCACATGATGGACAGGTTACCAACAATGCCCACTGCAAATACCACTAGTGACAGCAGAAGTACTCCATAAGCACTAAGTGAGTTCTCACTCAGAGGATATAGTGAGTTTTTCAGCTTGGGTCCCCAGGTGGGTGACTGTGAGGAGTCATTCTGCATTCGATTCACATCTGGTAATCCAGTGGTTGGAGAATAGATAAGTCTTGGGTATCCTAAATTCCCAGCATCTTTCTTGGATCCTAGTCCCGGTGACCCTCTCCTGACTCTGGGTTTGGCAGCCGCATGCTTAACCCTCTGTGCTGCACTTGTCGGTCTGGATTCTTCATTACAAgcgcagattttgatgtttgaaaaatgtaaaaacagaAGAAACAAAAAAGAATGAAATAAAACCCTTGAAAGTTTCATACTTTCAGAAGACAAAACTACTCTTCTTTACAGAAGAGAGGAGAGGGCTGAGATAAAGCAGAGATACTGTAGAGAGAAACTCTACTCTATAGAGTGATACAAAGAAGCTCTTATTCGTCAGTGAATGCTGCACAATGTCTTTCCCACATGACCTGATCCAGTGCCAGACACTTTCCTCATTCCCTATTTACATACATTGTGTACCAGCCTCGGCTTTCTGCTCTCTGACACCTCCTAGTGGTGTGACTTTAAATGAGTTGCTTGTCACCCCCAGTGACACGTATTCTAGTGACAAATGTGTTTTCTGAAACTTTACATCATTGTAATAAAGAAGAATCTGCAGTAATAACAAGACCAAAATGTCATGTGAAGAGTAACAGAGTATTAGCAGCTTGGGGCAAATAAAACTGTAATGAAGGCTCGGAAAATATGATGTCATTTGGGAGAATTTGCCAGATGCAAGAACCACAACAAACTGGGTTGACTATTACTTTGGAGAAGGACATACCATCTGCAGCAGGGAGGAGAACTTCTTTAACATGCTAACTATCATCAATTCCCCAAAAGTCTTGGAAAACATCAACTCAAATTATGAACTCACAACAGCACCTATAGGGAAAGGACTATACCCAATATTTGGGGGTTATTGATGACTGGTCCACTTACTTTTAGCCTGTATCTCTGCCCCAAGGCTCACAAAATATGGAGAAACCCCCCAGTTGACCGACAGTTTCAGGCACAggggctatatacagtataaccctGTATATTGCTTTTTGGACTATCACCTTAGACCACGTGTGTATGTTACAGATTTGATATGAGGATAAGGATTTCATATATGTATCGCTGACTTTGATGCAGCATGTGCTGATGCATGATCTTTTTTCCTTTTGATACTTTATTTGATACTTGCATTCAACTCTGCAGTAATTTGAGCAGTTGTACGTTTCTATTTTTGGCTACAATTCAACTAAGTATCTTCAAGCTTGGACTTTCGACCACTTTGAAAGCGGCTTCTGTCTGCAGATTTACTACCATTCTTTGCATACTGAGATATGAACATGGACTCGGGTCACAGATGCCCTTATCAGGTCGGCACTAACAATAACTCCCCTTTGGAACTCTGCCAGGTCTGACATAAACAAATAAATAGATTTTTagaacaccacaaataacactgaataacaaaaaaaacctttccgTGGATATCTTCATATACAATAATCAATCTTAGTCAATTTAATCATGCTGATTTCGAATATGCAAACCGTTTTTCTGTATCACCCTCTATTCTTGAAATATCCACactcttaaattttatatttcaatcaATTACTTCAAACCATaggaaatgtaatttttgcacaaaaacatgTATTTTAAAAGTTGTTGCTACATGCATAATAAACGTAAACATATACGtggctatagctactgaaattatatataacatacataattatatgatAAACAAACATTCAGgttgaagtctaatatctgtaaaatcTGTGCAAAAATTCAttaaacatgttcatggtttaaatttcttggctgtggacttccacttatactgatgagttgacaaatcacgctgaagcgtccaacagtagtctgccaacatCGCTGCACTCCACCGACCGTGATAGCGTGACTCCACCGAAATTATCCTGGTGGAAGCGCTcgccatgttcatcgctcacTGCGCCTAGGTTTTCTGGGAAAAAGTCGAGTCAAGTAAATGAAGtttcaggaactacgacaatgaagGCAgtctaaaaaaattgaaaaaacccattggctgccgaaaacatgtgacctcccattcataagaacggccgctgccATATTTGTGTGATTTcacagtgagagatagggagagaaacatatctgctgagggctagataggcattagcttcagataggcaggaaaAAAACGAAGaataacagctcttctcagagctatacactgcagggacaggagtcaagctttccatggacggtggaaaacagggatatagAACAGATATTTGTTGCTATAtaggtgcaaaccagcttttgttaggggtgtcccccccacaaatttgcaggaatacagagcagttacctcctgctatatacgtgcaaatcagtttttattaggggtgtcccccacaaaatagcaggaatccacagcagttacttcttgctatatacgtgcaaaccagcttttctttggggtgccccccccacaaatttgcaggaatacagagaagttacctcctgctatatacgtgcaaaccagcttttattaggggtgtcccccacaaatagcaggaatccacagcagttacttcttgctatatacgtgaaaaacagcttttattaggggtgtcccccccccaaaaaatagctggaatccacagcagttacttcttgctatatatacatgcaaaccagcttttcaggcagtgtgtaaccccaaaacagggatacagagcaattgggtccagctatgtacgctcaatccagatatccagggtgtgtacccccaaaacctaggtgggagacaccgaaattcagtctggctatgtacactcaatccagatatccagggtgtgtacccccaaaacctatgtgggagacaccgaaattcagttagtctatgtacgctcaatccagtttttcatggtgtgtacccccaaaacctagtggagagacagaaattcagtcaggctatgtacgctcaatccagatattcagggtgtgtacccccaaaacctaggtgggagagatagaaattcagtcaggctatgtacgctcaatccagatatccagggtgtgtacccccaaaacctaggtgggagacacagaaattcagtcaggttatgtacgctcaatccagtttttcacggtgtttacccccaaaat
This sequence is a window from Leptodactylus fuscus isolate aLepFus1 chromosome 2, aLepFus1.hap2, whole genome shotgun sequence. Protein-coding genes within it:
- the GPR37L1 gene encoding G-protein coupled receptor 37-like 1, whose translation is MKLSRVLFHSFLFLLFLHFSNIKICACNEESRPTSAAQRVKHAAAKPRVRRGSPGLGSKKDAGNLGYPRLIYSPTTGLPDVNRMQNDSSQSPTWGPKLKNSLYPLSENSLSAYGVLLLSLVVFAVGIVGNLSIMCIVWHSMSMKSAWDSILAGVALWDFLLLFFCLPVVVFQEITHRRLLGDLSCRIVPFMEVSSLGVTTFSLCALGIDRFQSITSSQLPPRPVEQCQSILGKVSVIWIGSLTLALPEILLWQLNQERSPVSGLISDSCVMHPSPDQLPALHSLVLTYKHARMWWFLGCYFCLPLLFTMTSLLVTLRIVGNTKNMKNSQCQRQLSWIVAGLAIVYGVCILPENITNILVAYTSLDLPENLLTLITQFFLFLKSAVTPVLLLCVSKPLGQAFLDCCCCCCDDEAKPGDAHNADENSAKSEPLNPPYSANDSALQLGTPC